In Pseudomonas saponiphila, the genomic stretch GCCCACTACCTGGACCTTGCCCGCCTTGCCGGCGGCCCGCACAGCGGACACCGCCCCTACCGCCATGCTGTCGTTGCCGGCCAGCAACGCCTTGAGATTCGGATACTCGCTGAGCATGGCCGAGGCGACGCGGTTGCCGGCGTCTATCTCCCAGTCACCCGATTGCAGCGACACCACCTTGATCTGCGCGGCCTCCATTGCGTCCTTGAAGCCGGCGGTGCGCTGTTGCGCATTGGTGGTGGTGGAGACGCCTTCGATGATCCCGACTTCATCCCCGGCCTTGAGTTGCTTGGCCAGGTACTCACCCACCAGGCGTGCGCCCTTGCGGTTGTCCGGCCCGACGAAAGGCACGCTGATGTTCTTGCTCTTGAGCACCCCGGGATCGAGCTGGTTATCGATATTGATCACCGTGATCCCGGCGTCCACCGCCTTCTTGATCACCGGCACCATCGCCTTGGAGTCGGCGGGAGCGATCACCAGGGCGTTGACCTTGGAGACAATCATCTGCTCGACGATACGGATCTGGTTGGCGGTATCGGTTTCGTCCTTGATGCCGTTGGACACCAGGTCGAAATCGCCGGAGTGCTCTTTCTGATAAGCCTTGGCACCGTCTTCCATGGTCAGGAAGAACTCGTTGGCCAGGGATTTCATGACCAGGGCGACCTTGGGTTTCTGCGGGGTGTCGGCCAGAGCCGAAGAGACAGGAAGGGCAGCGGATGCAGCGGCCAAAACGGCGACAGCGAGTAGACGTCCAGCAAAGGGCAGCTTCATGGGTTCACTCCGATCTTATGATTATTGTGAGCAGCGTTCGCCCGGCGGTGCCACCAGGTTAGCGGTGGCGCTGGCCGGCGCCATGCCTCGGAAAGATAGACGATCAGCGCTTCCCGAGCACCGCGCAAACGTTTGCGTAAAACGAACTATGCGAACCTCGCCAGAGTTTGTCAACGCGGTTCAATCTGCAATCAGAGAGCCTAAGCAGCCATTCGCAGCCGGCCGCTTGGAGAAGAACCTGTCCGAAAATGCTCCCGGACAGGCTGATGATTC encodes the following:
- a CDS encoding sugar ABC transporter substrate-binding protein encodes the protein MKLPFAGRLLAVAVLAAASAALPVSSALADTPQKPKVALVMKSLANEFFLTMEDGAKAYQKEHSGDFDLVSNGIKDETDTANQIRIVEQMIVSKVNALVIAPADSKAMVPVIKKAVDAGITVINIDNQLDPGVLKSKNISVPFVGPDNRKGARLVGEYLAKQLKAGDEVGIIEGVSTTTNAQQRTAGFKDAMEAAQIKVVSLQSGDWEIDAGNRVASAMLSEYPNLKALLAGNDSMAVGAVSAVRAAGKAGKVQVVGYDNINAIKPMLKDGRVLATADQFAAKQAVFGIETALKILKGEKVDSGANGVIETPVALVTK